A stretch of Catenulispora sp. GP43 DNA encodes these proteins:
- a CDS encoding DUF402 domain-containing protein, which translates to MHLFAPGTRIRRREVLHGELWMEHPVTVVSDDGDVLAVRLDPGSPFTFPDHPHGPHPWSSHSAWASSVVLQLHKTDAAYGVWKFFAADGTFLHWYINFEAPIVRHPDAFDTDDHGLDLIVHPDGSRTWKDVQDLHWQRAEGRIDLATVGRVLEAAAEVTGFLDAGTAWWAAWAEWSPDRGPDHPAPVLS; encoded by the coding sequence ATGCATCTCTTCGCCCCGGGCACGCGCATACGCCGCCGGGAAGTACTCCACGGCGAGCTGTGGATGGAGCACCCTGTCACGGTCGTCTCCGACGACGGCGACGTGCTCGCCGTCCGGCTCGATCCGGGCTCGCCGTTCACATTTCCCGATCATCCGCACGGTCCGCATCCATGGAGCTCGCACAGCGCGTGGGCCTCGTCGGTGGTCCTGCAGCTCCACAAGACAGACGCCGCATACGGAGTGTGGAAGTTCTTCGCGGCCGACGGCACCTTCCTGCACTGGTACATCAACTTCGAGGCGCCCATCGTCCGGCACCCGGACGCGTTCGACACCGATGACCACGGCCTGGACCTGATCGTCCACCCCGACGGCAGCCGCACGTGGAAGGACGTCCAGGACCTGCACTGGCAGCGCGCCGAGGGCCGCATCGACCTCGCCACGGTCGGCCGGGTCCTGGAGGCCGCCGCGGAGGTGACAGGCTTCTTGGACGCCGGTACCGCGTGGTGGGCCGCGTGGGCGGAGTGGAGTCCGGACCGGGGCCCGGACCACCCCGCCCCGGTCCTCAGTTGA
- a CDS encoding NYN domain-containing protein, whose product MDRCAVLVDAGYVLAAAANVVSGDPGRPGIDVDYPGLVTALTERAAAETGLPVLRVYWYDAAPATGPTRDQRLLRVLDGVKLRLGKLVRRDDGKYEQKGVDTFLHADLTGLARKRAVADVVLVSGDEDLLHAVEEAQEYGTRIHLWGAASDYNQSLELVAAVDKSMTLSEEWLKPYVWVKPSATGEGRGCEPAKPGGHGEHAKPAHKAFPSPLDMPQRVLHPTEAPKTALANSRFPKLWQVTSPTQRFLDAEENKSMGRAEPIDVGRAYVARWMARATEAERRRLTDWTATWTWVPHDLDPDLLRFANDLGIDTWEAELEPIKHELRAGFLDGLKRWRDQHGGEAAFEAGTAAAVPAPSPAPASAPETAPEGPPTDPSPTVPAPQAPPHQPPHPHPPTEAGRPESQPAPSPDAAESSH is encoded by the coding sequence ATGGATCGCTGTGCCGTGCTGGTCGACGCTGGATATGTGCTGGCCGCCGCCGCGAACGTGGTGAGCGGCGATCCGGGCCGCCCCGGGATCGACGTCGACTACCCGGGGCTGGTGACCGCGCTGACCGAGCGCGCCGCCGCCGAGACCGGCCTGCCGGTCCTGCGCGTGTACTGGTACGACGCCGCCCCGGCCACCGGCCCGACCCGCGACCAGCGGCTGCTGCGCGTCCTGGACGGCGTCAAGCTGCGGCTGGGCAAGCTGGTCCGGCGCGACGACGGCAAGTACGAGCAGAAGGGCGTCGACACCTTCCTGCACGCCGACCTCACCGGCCTGGCCCGCAAGCGCGCGGTCGCCGACGTGGTCCTGGTCAGCGGCGACGAGGACCTGCTGCACGCCGTCGAGGAGGCCCAGGAGTACGGCACCCGCATCCACCTGTGGGGCGCGGCCTCGGACTACAACCAGTCGCTGGAGCTCGTCGCCGCGGTGGACAAGTCGATGACGCTGTCCGAGGAATGGCTCAAGCCCTACGTCTGGGTGAAGCCCTCGGCCACCGGCGAGGGCCGCGGCTGCGAACCGGCCAAGCCCGGCGGCCACGGCGAGCACGCCAAGCCCGCGCACAAGGCCTTCCCCTCGCCGCTGGACATGCCGCAGCGCGTCCTGCACCCCACCGAGGCGCCCAAGACCGCGCTGGCCAACAGCCGCTTCCCCAAGCTGTGGCAGGTCACCTCCCCGACCCAGCGCTTCCTTGACGCCGAGGAGAACAAGAGCATGGGCCGGGCCGAGCCCATCGACGTCGGCCGGGCCTACGTGGCGCGCTGGATGGCCCGGGCCACCGAGGCCGAGCGCCGCCGGCTCACCGACTGGACCGCGACCTGGACCTGGGTGCCGCACGACCTGGACCCGGACCTGCTGCGCTTCGCCAACGACCTGGGGATCGACACCTGGGAGGCGGAGCTGGAGCCGATCAAGCACGAGCTGCGCGCCGGGTTCCTGGACGGCCTGAAGAGGTGGCGGGATCAGCACGGCGGGGAGGCCGCGTTCGAGGCCGGGACGGCGGCGGCGGTGCCGGCGCCCTCGCCCGCGCCGGCCTCAGCGCCCGAAACCGCGCCGGAAGGCCCGCCCACGGACCCGTCGCCGACCGTCCCCGCCCCCCAGGCCCCGCCGCATCAGCCTCCCCATCCCCATCCGCCTACCGAGGCCGGTCGCCCAGAATCGCAGCCCGCTCCATCACCCGACGCTGCGGAAAGTAGTCACTGA
- a CDS encoding TauD/TfdA dioxygenase family protein, translating to MAPYPTLQALLSGRGLAAGPRRGLRRLPEGEESQPYERITVTPCTALIGAQISDIDLAEPITPEVFAELDRALLEFKVLFFRDQSRVTGARHRDFAGMWGELEVHPFLPQGDVAEIVRFEKGAREAGVENVWHADVTWREKPALGSVLRAIEVPEAGGDTCFADMAAAYDFLPEHVKTQIRGRVAVHDFTLPFGIGMDPDKLKEMQEKYPAVEHPVVRIHPRTGRRTLFVNAIFTTHIVGLPEEESEELLKLLFQQASVPEYQVRFKWEAGSIAFWDNRAVQHYAVSDYFPQRRVMERAAILGDRPR from the coding sequence ATGGCCCCTTATCCCACCCTGCAAGCCCTGCTCTCCGGCCGCGGACTGGCCGCCGGTCCTCGCAGGGGTCTGCGACGCCTGCCCGAGGGCGAGGAATCCCAGCCGTACGAACGCATTACGGTCACGCCGTGCACTGCATTGATCGGCGCCCAGATTTCGGACATCGATCTCGCCGAACCCATCACCCCCGAGGTGTTCGCCGAACTCGATCGGGCGCTGCTGGAATTCAAGGTCCTGTTTTTCCGTGATCAAAGCCGGGTCACCGGTGCCCGGCACAGGGATTTCGCGGGAATGTGGGGCGAATTGGAGGTCCACCCCTTCCTTCCGCAAGGAGACGTCGCGGAGATCGTGCGATTCGAGAAGGGCGCCAGAGAAGCCGGAGTGGAGAACGTCTGGCACGCCGATGTCACCTGGCGCGAGAAGCCCGCGCTCGGCTCGGTGCTGCGGGCGATCGAGGTGCCCGAGGCCGGCGGAGACACCTGCTTCGCGGACATGGCCGCCGCCTACGACTTCCTGCCCGAGCACGTCAAGACGCAGATCCGGGGCCGGGTCGCGGTGCACGACTTCACGCTGCCGTTCGGCATCGGCATGGACCCGGACAAGCTCAAGGAGATGCAGGAGAAGTACCCGGCGGTCGAGCACCCGGTGGTCCGGATCCATCCCCGGACCGGCCGGCGCACGCTGTTCGTGAACGCGATCTTCACCACGCACATCGTCGGGCTGCCGGAGGAGGAGAGTGAGGAGCTGCTGAAACTGTTGTTCCAGCAGGCCTCGGTGCCCGAGTACCAGGTGCGGTTCAAGTGGGAGGCCGGTTCGATCGCGTTCTGGGACAACCGGGCCGTGCAGCACTACGCGGTCAGTGACTACTTTCCGCAGCGTCGGGTGATGGAGCGGGCTGCGATTCTGGGCGACCGGCCTCGGTAG
- a CDS encoding TetR/AcrR family transcriptional regulator, producing the protein MSARIRILEAAERRFAEDGIEAVSLRQIAAESGQRNTSAVAYHFGTRAALVGALYEHRMAPINARRLEFLAAHPDAGVPTYVRALVEPLAETLTDAEKAGRPSWYLRFLAEAMRYPEYDPASVAIALERPEASSLRALISGLQAATGPLRLPPGVFAERMRLLALLVITSLADRERHPGTGVSTETLVAAGAAILAGPPHKE; encoded by the coding sequence GTGAGCGCACGTATCAGGATCCTGGAAGCGGCCGAGCGACGCTTCGCCGAGGACGGCATCGAAGCGGTGTCCCTGCGCCAGATCGCCGCCGAGTCCGGCCAGCGCAACACCTCGGCCGTGGCCTACCACTTCGGCACGAGGGCCGCGCTGGTCGGCGCTCTCTACGAGCACCGCATGGCGCCGATCAACGCGCGGCGCCTGGAGTTCCTGGCCGCGCATCCCGATGCCGGCGTGCCCACCTATGTCAGGGCTCTGGTGGAACCGCTCGCCGAGACGCTGACCGACGCCGAGAAGGCCGGCCGTCCCTCCTGGTACCTGCGCTTTCTCGCCGAGGCGATGCGCTACCCGGAGTACGACCCGGCCTCGGTGGCGATCGCCCTGGAACGCCCGGAGGCCTCAAGTCTCCGGGCCCTGATATCCGGTCTCCAAGCGGCGACCGGGCCTCTGCGGCTGCCGCCGGGTGTCTTCGCCGAGCGGATGCGCCTGCTGGCACTGCTGGTCATCACGTCCCTGGCCGACCGTGAACGGCACCCCGGGACCGGCGTCAGTACCGAGACGCTGGTCGCCGCCGGTGCCGCGATCCTGGCCGGCCCACCGCACAAGGAGTGA
- a CDS encoding phosphotransferase family protein, which yields MTSRTGPSGSPLPAASGVRAPWTAVPEHLRARVLDILGGGEVVEAVSQTGGFSPGPAVRLRTSAGRRAFVKAVSAETNPDSPVMHRREAAYSAQMPEYAPVPKLLGALDEDGWVVLVFEEIDGRNPGPDWDPDELRRTVEALGELSALLTPSPIDAPPVAERLVGFTGWRSLATAHAAGEDDLAWLDPWAVGRLERLAAIEEGMAALCAGDTLVNLDVRADNILIAADRVYFVDWPWAARGAAWLDLALFVPNVWMYGGPEPARVVMEHPVLAAADPEAVRAFAVGLIGMITYASRQPDPPGLPTLRPFQQAFSAAGLEWLRSLMD from the coding sequence ATGACGAGTCGAACTGGCCCATCAGGCAGCCCGCTTCCCGCCGCCAGCGGTGTGCGCGCCCCGTGGACCGCCGTGCCCGAGCACCTGAGGGCCCGCGTCCTGGACATCCTGGGCGGGGGAGAGGTCGTCGAGGCGGTGTCGCAGACCGGCGGTTTCTCGCCGGGGCCGGCGGTGCGGCTGCGGACGTCGGCCGGGCGCCGGGCGTTCGTCAAGGCGGTCAGCGCGGAGACGAACCCTGATTCGCCCGTCATGCACCGCCGGGAGGCCGCCTACTCCGCCCAGATGCCCGAGTACGCGCCGGTGCCCAAGCTCCTGGGCGCCCTGGACGAGGACGGCTGGGTGGTCCTGGTCTTCGAGGAGATCGACGGCCGCAACCCGGGCCCGGACTGGGATCCGGATGAGCTGCGCAGGACCGTCGAGGCCCTCGGCGAGCTGTCGGCGCTGCTGACCCCCTCGCCGATCGACGCCCCGCCGGTCGCCGAGCGTCTGGTCGGCTTCACCGGCTGGCGCTCCCTGGCGACGGCGCACGCGGCCGGCGAGGACGACCTGGCCTGGCTCGACCCGTGGGCCGTCGGGCGCCTGGAGCGGCTGGCCGCGATCGAGGAGGGGATGGCCGCGCTGTGCGCCGGCGACACGCTCGTCAACCTCGACGTGCGCGCCGACAACATCCTGATCGCCGCCGACCGCGTCTACTTCGTGGACTGGCCGTGGGCCGCGCGGGGTGCGGCGTGGCTGGACCTGGCGCTGTTCGTGCCGAACGTCTGGATGTACGGCGGGCCGGAGCCGGCGCGCGTCGTCATGGAGCACCCGGTGCTCGCCGCCGCCGATCCCGAGGCCGTGCGGGCCTTCGCCGTCGGCCTGATCGGCATGATCACCTACGCGAGCCGCCAGCCCGACCCGCCCGGGCTGCCGACGCTGCGGCCCTTCCAGCAGGCGTTCAGCGCCGCCGGCCTGGAGTGGCTCCGGAGCCTGATGGACTGA
- a CDS encoding exodeoxyribonuclease III, with product MLTVSTVNVNGIRAAATKGFTEWLNATPADVVCLQEVRAEPDQFPAHLRAPEGWHTLIAPAATKGRAGVALYSRIAPTSTRIGFGTPEFDTAGRYAEMHLPTLTVASLYLPAGEVGTERQAEKERFMQAFHAHLTTLTTEAAATGRAVLVCGDWNIAHQEADIKNWKANQKNSGFLPEERQWLTSVLTDAGYADVVRTLHPGVEGPYSWWSFRGKAFDNDSGWRIDYQMASANLAEVAASAVVERAATYAERWSDHAPVTCVYEWDAAAAVPGQRTAVEEAVTVEG from the coding sequence GTGCTGACCGTCTCCACCGTCAACGTCAACGGCATCCGAGCCGCCGCCACCAAGGGCTTCACGGAGTGGCTGAACGCCACCCCGGCCGATGTGGTGTGCCTGCAGGAGGTCCGGGCCGAGCCCGACCAGTTCCCGGCCCACCTGCGCGCCCCCGAAGGCTGGCACACGCTGATCGCCCCGGCCGCCACCAAGGGCCGCGCCGGCGTCGCCCTCTACAGTCGCATCGCCCCCACCAGCACCCGCATCGGCTTCGGCACCCCCGAGTTCGACACCGCCGGCCGCTACGCCGAGATGCACCTGCCCACCCTGACCGTCGCCAGCCTGTACCTCCCGGCCGGCGAAGTGGGCACCGAACGCCAGGCCGAGAAGGAACGCTTCATGCAGGCCTTCCACGCCCACCTCACCACCCTCACCACCGAGGCGGCCGCCACCGGCCGAGCCGTCCTGGTCTGCGGCGACTGGAACATCGCCCACCAGGAAGCCGACATCAAGAACTGGAAGGCCAACCAGAAGAACTCCGGCTTCCTGCCCGAGGAACGCCAGTGGCTCACCAGCGTCCTGACCGACGCCGGCTACGCGGACGTGGTCCGCACCTTGCACCCCGGCGTCGAGGGCCCGTACTCCTGGTGGAGCTTCCGCGGCAAGGCGTTCGACAACGACAGCGGCTGGCGCATCGACTACCAGATGGCCTCGGCGAACCTCGCCGAGGTCGCCGCGTCGGCGGTGGTGGAGCGGGCGGCCACGTATGCGGAGCGGTGGAGCGATCATGCGCCGGTGACGTGTGTTTATGAGTGGGATGCCGCGGCGGCCGTGCCGGGCCAGCGCACTGCGGTCGAGGAGGCCGTCACCGTCGAGGGCTGA
- a CDS encoding GPP34 family phosphoprotein yields the protein METLGEDLLLLAIKPDGRLGSTSLQYALAGSELVRLASRRRVDVVKDRIVVLDPRPTGDPNLDVALSGIAAKSRPPGAKAWVGAPRRGIIKIYQEQAEARGVVRADRRPGFLGLGTVTRWAVADVGRLADVRSRLDTIAYSAGPVDSAQAALGGLVYAAGLHKVLYPGRAGKAAQDRLKTVARKKGDTAPIRSAVEGAIRASTDSAVHAATDAATAAAIQASVDAATAAAIQASVDAAVSASIDASASHSGHSSGGGAGHH from the coding sequence ATGGAGACACTCGGGGAAGACCTCCTGCTGCTGGCCATCAAGCCGGACGGCAGACTGGGCAGCACATCCTTGCAGTACGCGCTGGCCGGCTCCGAACTGGTCCGGCTGGCGTCGCGGCGGCGGGTGGATGTCGTGAAGGACCGGATCGTCGTGCTGGACCCCAGGCCCACCGGCGATCCGAACCTGGACGTCGCGCTGAGCGGCATCGCGGCCAAGTCCCGGCCGCCGGGGGCGAAGGCGTGGGTCGGGGCCCCTCGCCGCGGGATCATCAAGATCTACCAGGAACAGGCGGAGGCCCGCGGAGTGGTCCGCGCCGATCGCCGGCCGGGGTTCCTCGGGTTGGGCACGGTGACGCGCTGGGCGGTGGCGGACGTCGGGCGGCTGGCGGACGTGCGGTCCCGGCTGGACACCATCGCCTACTCCGCCGGTCCGGTCGATTCCGCGCAGGCTGCGTTGGGCGGACTGGTGTACGCGGCTGGCTTGCACAAGGTCCTGTATCCGGGCCGGGCCGGCAAGGCGGCACAGGACCGGCTGAAGACGGTCGCCAGGAAGAAGGGCGACACAGCCCCGATCCGTTCGGCCGTCGAGGGCGCCATCCGCGCCTCGACCGATTCCGCCGTCCACGCTGCGACCGATGCCGCGACCGCCGCCGCGATCCAGGCGTCCGTCGACGCCGCCACCGCCGCCGCGATCCAGGCCTCGGTCGACGCCGCGGTCAGCGCGTCCATCGACGCCTCCGCGAGCCACAGTGGCCACAGCAGCGGCGGCGGCGCGGGCCACCACTGA
- a CDS encoding FAD-dependent monooxygenase encodes MTEKTTDRTSVLIVGGSIVGVSAALFLAARGITPILLEQHVGISPRLRAKLFYPRTMEAYRAVGASADIYAIEHSRPRSEYAAVVESLAGAEIRRWRLPAADDYSAVSPCQGAMVKQGDAERVLRTRASAAGADLRFGHRLVGWEQTARGVAAEVLDARGVRYVIEADHLLAADGSASSVRDGLGIARSGDQALASCMEVGFDADLRPLLDGRALALAFADQPGRPFLSWTTDQDAGAVSVTYDPATTDPDTEFTPERCQAIVAAALGLPASAFRITGARRWQMAGWVADTFRADRVFLLGDAAHVCPPVGGFGANTGIQDAWNLAAKLVSVLRGDAGARLLDRYEAERRPIAQLTVEQAVARFEDRQVLSEAAVTLGYRYPDITDASSETKLPLAAEPSHWHGEPGTRLPHIPLATTTGAASSTLDLVRGGRYALLTGSHGQPWMQAARSLDPRGALLDIPQTNVGPECGIGEDGALLVRPDGVVGWRARHLTDVPRTDLDAALRQELMRDDEF; translated from the coding sequence ATGACCGAGAAGACCACCGACCGCACGTCGGTCCTGATCGTGGGCGGCAGCATCGTGGGCGTCTCCGCCGCGCTCTTCCTCGCCGCACGCGGCATCACCCCGATCTTGCTGGAACAGCACGTCGGCATCTCGCCCCGGCTGCGCGCCAAGCTCTTCTATCCCCGCACGATGGAGGCCTATCGGGCGGTCGGGGCGTCTGCGGACATCTATGCGATCGAACACAGCCGCCCCCGCAGCGAGTACGCCGCCGTCGTCGAGTCGCTGGCCGGCGCCGAGATCCGGCGCTGGCGCCTGCCCGCCGCGGACGACTACAGCGCCGTGTCGCCGTGTCAGGGCGCGATGGTCAAGCAGGGGGACGCCGAGCGGGTGCTGCGGACGCGGGCGTCGGCCGCGGGTGCGGACCTGCGCTTCGGTCACCGCCTGGTCGGATGGGAGCAGACGGCGCGGGGGGTCGCGGCCGAGGTCTTGGACGCTCGCGGCGTCCGCTACGTGATAGAAGCCGACCACCTGCTCGCCGCCGACGGGAGCGCCAGCTCGGTGCGGGACGGCCTGGGGATAGCGCGAAGCGGGGATCAGGCCCTTGCGTCCTGCATGGAGGTGGGCTTCGACGCGGATCTGCGGCCGCTGCTAGACGGCCGCGCGCTGGCGCTGGCCTTCGCCGACCAGCCCGGCCGCCCGTTCCTGTCGTGGACCACGGACCAGGACGCGGGCGCGGTGTCCGTCACCTACGACCCGGCGACCACGGACCCGGACACCGAGTTCACACCGGAGCGCTGCCAGGCCATCGTCGCAGCAGCCCTGGGCCTGCCCGCCTCCGCCTTCCGGATCACCGGCGCGCGCCGGTGGCAGATGGCCGGCTGGGTCGCCGACACCTTCCGCGCCGACCGGGTGTTCCTCCTCGGCGACGCCGCCCATGTCTGCCCGCCGGTCGGCGGATTCGGCGCGAACACCGGCATCCAGGACGCCTGGAACCTCGCCGCCAAGCTGGTGTCCGTGCTGCGCGGCGACGCCGGAGCGCGGCTGCTCGACCGGTATGAGGCCGAACGCCGTCCGATCGCGCAGCTGACGGTGGAGCAGGCTGTGGCGCGCTTTGAGGACCGGCAGGTGCTCAGCGAAGCGGCTGTGACGCTCGGCTATCGGTACCCAGACATCACCGATGCTTCATCCGAGACCAAGCTGCCGCTCGCCGCCGAACCCAGTCACTGGCACGGCGAACCCGGCACCCGCCTGCCGCACATCCCGCTCGCCACGACGACCGGCGCGGCCTCGTCGACCCTCGATCTGGTGCGAGGTGGACGCTACGCGCTCCTGACCGGTTCCCACGGCCAGCCTTGGATGCAGGCAGCCCGAAGCCTCGACCCCCGCGGCGCCCTCCTGGATATCCCGCAGACGAACGTCGGGCCCGAGTGCGGCATCGGCGAGGACGGGGCGCTGCTCGTCCGGCCGGACGGCGTTGTGGGCTGGCGCGCCCGGCACCTCACCGACGTGCCCCGCACGGATCTGGACGCTGCGCTGCGGCAGGAGCTCATGCGGGACGACGAGTTCTAG
- a CDS encoding Lrp/AsnC family transcriptional regulator, with the protein MNTTDFDPIDEQILHALHLDGRVPYSRVAEAIGVSEQTVARRYSRLRSSNALRVWGLVDRSKLGHVEWLVRIRCTPDSAEAIAQALARRSDTSWISRTSGGTELVCTTAAATPGESLLLRELPKTARVLDVTAHCLLHIFSGRPAGIAAKLTALTPAQIALVRPADADNRSSEPEHRTSEKDLDDLDHRLIALLRDDGRATTAWLAAQTGASRSTVQRRIADLRAAGVLYFHVDVRWPMLGLGVRTLLWLSVEPARMESAGLALAAHPEVAFVAATSGAANLHASLVTRDIPALYTYLSTRIATLRGVRSVDSAPVLETYKGAAGLHGPASDF; encoded by the coding sequence ATGAATACCACCGACTTCGACCCGATCGACGAGCAGATCCTCCACGCGCTCCACCTCGACGGCCGCGTGCCCTATTCGCGTGTCGCCGAAGCCATCGGTGTGTCGGAGCAGACCGTCGCGCGCCGCTACAGCCGCCTGCGATCGTCGAACGCGTTGCGCGTGTGGGGTCTGGTGGACCGGAGCAAGCTGGGGCACGTGGAGTGGCTGGTCCGCATCCGCTGCACCCCGGACTCGGCGGAGGCGATCGCCCAAGCCCTGGCCCGGCGCAGCGACACCTCGTGGATCAGCCGGACGTCAGGCGGCACCGAACTCGTCTGCACGACCGCCGCGGCCACTCCCGGCGAGAGCCTGCTGCTACGCGAGTTGCCGAAGACCGCGCGCGTCCTGGACGTCACGGCCCACTGCCTGCTGCACATCTTCTCCGGACGCCCGGCCGGAATCGCCGCCAAGCTCACCGCGCTCACACCGGCGCAGATCGCGCTTGTGCGGCCTGCGGATGCCGATAACCGCAGCTCAGAACCAGAGCACCGCACCTCGGAAAAAGACCTCGACGACCTCGACCACCGCCTGATCGCCCTCCTGCGCGACGACGGCCGCGCCACTACCGCCTGGCTGGCCGCACAGACCGGCGCCTCCCGCTCGACGGTCCAGCGCCGCATCGCCGATCTGCGCGCCGCCGGCGTGCTCTACTTCCACGTCGACGTCCGCTGGCCGATGCTGGGCCTCGGCGTGCGCACGCTGCTGTGGCTCTCCGTCGAACCCGCGCGGATGGAGTCAGCGGGCCTGGCGCTCGCCGCGCATCCCGAGGTCGCGTTCGTCGCCGCCACCAGCGGGGCCGCCAACCTGCACGCCTCGCTGGTGACCCGCGACATCCCGGCGCTGTACACGTACCTGAGCACTCGGATCGCCACCCTGCGCGGGGTGCGGAGCGTCGACAGCGCGCCGGTGCTGGAGACCTACAAGGGTGCCGCAGGTCTCCACGGCCCGGCGTCCGATTTCTAA
- a CDS encoding TIM44-like domain-containing protein encodes MRIGRRILVLAAVVALSSPAVAQARGGGGGHGFGGGGGGGGSHGGGGGFGGIHGVGLVGVGGGGSVAALLVIAVIVLVLWLVFKNRGGGGSKSGLNTGSDRAAHRSDEAAARRATQIEARVAAVADTDPTFAPDALKARAVWLYTTAQRAWTARDRATLKQILSPVLYIKWDEELRDYQSRGEVNIVEIVSGPTVEMVDIANRAGETNDTITFRITATLNDRVQRANGWQATRKDNSTRPVEYWTLRKDASGAWIVASIEQAAEGAHHLTDAIETDAWDQKAVARDAVLEVAQNVSVPGAGAEILLLTGISWSTDADAAAGDLSVLDGRFDKAVLEVAVEQFLEEWAMNDGSLDFTQVRTPNRTVMRDAAVGSVEVRALLSREPIVVRVVVEAEGFYYEVDRRTEEVLLGDAHKRRPFTFSFDLRLDGPTAKGWTVVAADTSLPGPHIAGKRAS; translated from the coding sequence GTGCGTATCGGGCGGCGGATTCTCGTGCTGGCGGCAGTCGTCGCGCTGAGCAGTCCGGCAGTGGCGCAAGCCCGCGGTGGGGGCGGCGGCCACGGCTTCGGCGGCGGTGGCGGTGGCGGCGGCAGTCACGGCGGAGGCGGCGGGTTCGGCGGCATCCACGGCGTGGGCCTGGTCGGGGTCGGCGGCGGCGGGTCGGTCGCCGCGCTGCTGGTCATCGCGGTCATCGTGCTGGTCCTGTGGCTGGTGTTCAAGAACCGCGGCGGCGGTGGCAGCAAGAGCGGGCTGAACACGGGGTCGGACCGCGCGGCGCACCGTTCGGACGAGGCGGCCGCCCGGCGCGCCACCCAGATCGAGGCGCGGGTCGCGGCGGTCGCCGACACCGACCCGACGTTCGCGCCCGACGCGCTGAAGGCGCGCGCCGTCTGGCTCTACACGACCGCCCAGCGCGCCTGGACCGCCCGCGACCGCGCCACGCTGAAGCAGATCCTGTCCCCGGTGCTCTACATCAAGTGGGACGAGGAGCTGCGCGACTACCAGTCGCGGGGCGAGGTCAACATCGTCGAGATCGTCTCGGGGCCGACGGTCGAGATGGTGGACATCGCGAACCGCGCCGGCGAGACGAACGACACCATTACCTTCCGGATCACCGCGACGCTCAACGACCGGGTCCAGCGCGCCAACGGCTGGCAGGCGACGCGCAAGGACAACTCGACGCGCCCGGTCGAGTACTGGACGCTGCGCAAGGACGCCTCCGGCGCGTGGATCGTGGCCTCGATCGAGCAGGCGGCCGAGGGCGCGCACCACCTGACCGACGCCATCGAGACCGACGCCTGGGACCAGAAGGCGGTCGCCCGCGACGCCGTGCTCGAGGTGGCCCAGAACGTCTCGGTCCCCGGCGCCGGCGCCGAGATCCTGTTGCTGACCGGCATCTCCTGGAGCACCGACGCCGATGCCGCCGCCGGCGACCTGAGCGTCCTGGACGGCCGGTTCGACAAGGCGGTCCTGGAGGTCGCCGTCGAGCAGTTCCTCGAGGAATGGGCCATGAACGACGGCAGCCTCGACTTCACCCAGGTGCGCACCCCCAACCGCACCGTCATGCGTGACGCCGCCGTCGGATCGGTCGAGGTGCGCGCGCTGCTCTCGCGCGAACCGATCGTGGTGCGCGTCGTGGTCGAGGCGGAGGGCTTCTACTACGAGGTCGACCGCCGGACCGAAGAGGTGCTGCTCGGCGACGCGCACAAGCGGCGGCCGTTCACGTTCTCGTTCGACCTGCGGCTGGACGGTCCGACGGCGAAGGGTTGGACGGTCGTCGCGGCCGATACTTCGCTGCCCGGGCCGCACATCGCGGGGAAGCGCGCCAGTTAG